From the Pongo pygmaeus isolate AG05252 chromosome X, NHGRI_mPonPyg2-v2.0_pri, whole genome shotgun sequence genome, one window contains:
- the LOC129023801 gene encoding cancer/testis antigen 1 produces the protein MQAAGQGTGGAAGDADGPGGPGVPGGPGGDAGGPGEAGATGGGGPQGAGAARALGPGGGTPRAPHGGAASGLNGCCRCGARGPESRLLEFYLTMPFATPMEAELARGSLARDAPPLPVPGVLLKEFTVSSNILTIRLTAADHRQLQLSISSCLQQLSLLMWITQCFLPMFLAQPPSGQRR, from the exons ATGCAGGCCGCAGGCCAGGGCACAGGGGGTGCGGCGGGTGATGCTGATGGCCCAGGAGGCCCTGGCGTTCCTGGTGGCCCAGGGGGCGATGCTGGTGGCCCAGGAGAGGCGGGTGCCACCGGCGGCGGAGGTCCCCAGGGCGCAGGGGCAGCAAGGGCCTTGGGGCCGGGAGGAGGCACCCCGCGGGCTCCGCACGGCGGCGCGGCTTCAGGGCTGAATGGATGCTGCAGATGCGGGGCCAGGGGGCCGGAGAGCCGCCTGCTTGAGtt CTACCTCACCATGCCTTTCGCGACACCCATGGAAGCAGAGCTGGCTCGCGGGAGCCTGGCTCGGGATGCCCCACCGCTTCCTGTGCCGGGGGTGCTTCTGAAGGAGTTCACTGTGTCCAGCAACATACTGACTAT CCGACTGACTGCTGCAGACCACCGCCAACTCCAGCTCTCCATCAGCTCCTGTCTCCAGCAGCTTTCCCTGTTGATGTGGATCACGCAGTGCTTTCTGCCCATGTTTTTGGCTCAGCCTCCCTCAGGACAGAGGCGCTAA
- the LOC129025106 gene encoding endogenous retrovirus group K member 19 Rec protein-like, producing the protein MNPLEMQRKAPPQRQKTRNRASLTRQVNKMVISEEQMKLPSTKEVEPPTWAQLKKLTQLAEKSLKKTRSTGVSNSSEETATSENGP; encoded by the exons ATGAACCCATTGGAGATGCAAAGAAAAGCGCCTCCGCAGAGACAGAAAACCCGCAATCGAGCATCATTGACTCGCCAGGTGAACAAAATGGTGATATCAGAAGAACAGATGAAGCTGCCATCCACCAAGGAAGTGGAGCCGCCGACCTGGGCCCAACTAAAGAAGTTGACACAGTTAGCTGAAAAAAGCCTGAAGAAAACAAGG TCTACAGGTGTatccaacagctccgaagagacagcaacCAGTGAAAACGGGCCGTGA